The Engystomops pustulosus chromosome 2, aEngPut4.maternal, whole genome shotgun sequence genomic interval CATGGATTAAAAGGGAAAAATCCTATAATTATTTAATCAATTTGAGTAAGTAATGGTGAATACAAATGGACTGGCAAGCATCCATAGCCAAAATGCCACCCAGGGAATGCAAAAATCATACCAAACACAGCAAACCTATTAGGTCCTTTCAGCAACTCCAAGCCTTCTTGGGGGGTTAGGTTTGTAAAGAATTAGCCCTCCAGATACCCATCCCTGCATTACCTCACTGCTACTGTAGTGTAAAGCCAGTGATGTGCTACTACTATTAACAGCATAATGATGCAGAGAGaaactctatagcagtgatggctaacctatggcactggtgccagaggtggcactcagagccctttctgtgggcactcagaccatcaccagagatgactccaggtatcttcctgcagtcccagacatcccaggacttgctgtgcacagaggtattttaaagtgacagctctacctgggactattttctgctatattggagtcctcaggtgctggtatcaatgaaagctgtgacagagcagggaatataaatcacaaattacatttatgTGTTGGCActatgcgataaataagcgggtctttgttgtagtttggggaactcggtctctaaaaggtttgccatcactgctctatagcatgATTCATGTTACCTTCCAACCTATGCCCTGGTACATACATTAAGTGCACATACATGTGTGTCTTAACTCACCTGGGAATTAGCCAACCCACTGGCAAATATTTAACTGGGCAATATATGATTGCAGGGGAGGGGATCCATCCAATTACACAGAGGAAActcatttaaaggaacactctttTGTTAAGAAAAAAGACTGGCAAAGAGAAGAGCAATATGAGAAACTAGGAGAGAGCTGGGAAGCAGAGTTGAGGATGGGTTGGAGAAGAGCTGGTAGACCACAGAGAAAATGCTTAACTAGTACTTTTTCAAATatgagaggtgtcatttatatatgatacatgatatatatgtgtatatcaccAAATTATATCTCAAAAGCATATAGTGCTCTTTCACTTCTGGGTCATGGTATTTTTTCAGGAAAAATTAGAAATCATAGCATAATAACTGGAGACTGTATTTTTAATGGGGACCAACAAAATGGACACATAAAATATGCATTTTTAGAAACATGGTGACCAACCATCTATAAAACAGGCATGTAGAATTAGTATGTAATTTATGGTGAATTGCTCTTAGAGGAATGTTATATTTAATCAAATtgcttttttttgttgcagaCTTTGTCTCTGACTTTAGACAGCTATCCCTGAAGCATAAAATGGGCACCTGGCTCATCCTTGACATTATAAGTTATTTTTCACTGGACTTTATAGGAATTCCTGGTAATGTCATTATTTTATTTGCCTTCCTTCATACCTTTCATACTCAAGGTAAAGTGAGCACTGGAGAAATTATCCTCACTAAACTGGCCCTGTCCAATTTGCTGGTTATACTGACGTGGGGTCTTCCAATCACCCTGCAATCAACGGGAACCTATATTGTATTTGGTGACTTATCTTGCCAAATAAGCCTTTACTTATATTGTGTAGGAAGAGCCATGTCAGTCAGCATTACCTCTTTGCTGGGATGTTTTCAGTGCATTTCCATTACCCCCTCTCACCGACGATGGTTGAAAGTAAAGAAGATGCTGCTGGATCACCTGCTCACATTAATGCTCTTTCTCTGGACTTTCAATTTAATTATAAGTAGTACCCGCCTGGCATACTCCACAGCTTCTATCAAGAATATTACTTCCAGATACATTATGAGCTACAATTTTTGCTTTGTGATATTCCCAAATTATCTCCTCTACATAGGTAATGGAATTATCTATGTAGTCCGTGACTTGTTCTTCTTATCTCTAATGATGTTATCCAGTGGTTATCTTCTCTATGTTTTCTACCAACATGGAAAACATGCAAAATCTTTTCCAACCTCAAACAATAAGCATGCTGA includes:
- the LOC140116667 gene encoding olfactory receptor class A-like protein 1; the protein is MGTWLILDIISYFSLDFIGIPGNVIILFAFLHTFHTQGKVSTGEIILTKLALSNLLVILTWGLPITLQSTGTYIVFGDLSCQISLYLYCVGRAMSVSITSLLGCFQCISITPSHRRWLKVKKMLLDHLLTLMLFLWTFNLIISSTRLAYSTASIKNITSRYIMSYNFCFVIFPNYLLYIGNGIIYVVRDLFFLSLMMLSSGYLLYVFYQHGKHAKSFPTSNNKHAEIRAAKAVFTLVMMYIVSFGLDNLFWTLTLCTSTLSPRLTDARIFFDSCYSAISPIVIISTNRKIQMGLQFSRKKRDLQAVKTISNYVARKGY